One region of Syngnathus scovelli strain Florida chromosome 15, RoL_Ssco_1.2, whole genome shotgun sequence genomic DNA includes:
- the asl gene encoding argininosuccinate lyase isoform X2 translates to MERFNASVSYDKRMWDADLRGSKAYAKALHRAQLLSAEEMEQILQGLDQVSEEWSKGTFVLKDGDEDIHTANERRLKELIGPAAGKLHTGRSRNDQVVTDMRLWLRDAIATLTNEALLLISAMVERAAVEIKVLFPGYTHMQRAQPIRWSHWMLSHAVALQRDVERLREISKRVNVLPLGSGAIAGTPFAIDRELLRKELLFDEVSLNSMDATGQRDFVAEFLFWASLCATHLSKVAEDLLLYSTKEFSFVTLADAYSTGSSLMPQKKNGDSLELIRSKAGRIFGRCTGFMMTLKGLPSTYNKDLQEDKEAMFDCYDSILAVLQVTAGVISTLKIDAGAMQAALSADMLATDLAYYLVRKGVAFREAHALAGKVVFTAESKKVPLNQLAREDLKAISPLLEGDVASVWDYESSVEQYSAPGGTAESSVRAQVEHLRAWVALQKT, encoded by the exons ATGGAGCGCTTTAACGCGTCGGTATCGTACGACAAGAGGATGTGGGACGCCGACCTGAGAGGCAGCAAAGCCTACGCCAAGGCTCTGCATCGGGCCCAACTGCTCAGCGCTGAAGAGATGGAACAGATCCTGCAAGGCCTGGACCAG GTCAGCGAGGAGTGGAGCAAAGGCACCTTCGTGCTCAAAGACGGCGATGAAGACATCCACACTGCCAATGAACGCAGACTTAAG GAGCTGATTggccctgctgcagggaaacttcACACGGGCAGGAGCAGGAACGACCAGGTAGTGACGGACATGCGTTTGTGGCTGCGTGACGCCATCGCCACGCTGACAAACGAGgccctcctcctcatctccgCCATGGTGGAGCGCGCCGCAGT AGAGATAAAGGTCCTGTTTCCTGGTTACACCCACATGCAGCGAGCTCAGCCAATCAGATGGAGCCACTGGATGCTGAG TCACGCCGTGGCTTTGCAGCGGGACGTGGAGCGGCTGCGGGAGATCAGCAAGCGTGTCAACGTCTTGCCCCTGGGCAG CGGCGCCATCGCCGGGACTCCCTTCGCCATCGACAGGGAGCTTCTGAGGAAAG AGTTGTTGTTCGACGAGGTCAGCCTGAACAGCATGGACGCCACCGGCCAGCGAGACTTTGTCG CCGAGTTCCTGTTCTGGGCCTCGCTGTGCGCGACTCATCTGAGTAAGGTGGCCGAGGACCTCCTGCTCTATAGCACCAAAGAGTTCTCCTTCGTCACACTCGCCGACGCCTACAG CACGGGCAGCAGCTTGATGCCCCAGAAGAAGAACGGCGACAGTCTGGAGCTGATCAGGAGCAAGGCAGGACGAATCTTTGGCCGA tgcACAGGCTTCATGATGACGCTGAAGGGCCTTCCCAGCACCTACAACAAAGACCTGCAG GAGGACAAGGAGGCCATGTTCGATTGCTACGACTCCATCCTGGCCGTCCTCCAGGTCACCGCTGGTGTCATCTCCACGTTGAAG ATCGACGCCGGCGCCATGCAGGCGGCACTCAGTGCTGACATGCTGGCTACCGATCTGGCCTACTACCTCGTGAGGAAGGGG GTGGCCTTCAGGGAAGCTCACGCACTGGCTGGCAAAGTGGTTTTCACGGCCGAATCCAAAAAGGTCCCATTGAACCAGTTGGCCCGCGAGGACCTCAAGGCCATCAG CCCGCTGTTGGAAGGCGACGTGGCGTCTGTGTGGGACTACGAGTCCAGCGTGGAGCAGTACAGCGCCCCGGGCGGCACGGCCGAGAGCAGCGTGCGCGCTCAGGTAGAACACCTACGCGCCTGGGTGGCACTGCAGAAAACGTAA
- the asl gene encoding argininosuccinate lyase isoform X1, producing the protein MTAEGSKLWGGRFVGAIDPTMERFNASVSYDKRMWDADLRGSKAYAKALHRAQLLSAEEMEQILQGLDQVSEEWSKGTFVLKDGDEDIHTANERRLKELIGPAAGKLHTGRSRNDQVVTDMRLWLRDAIATLTNEALLLISAMVERAAVEIKVLFPGYTHMQRAQPIRWSHWMLSHAVALQRDVERLREISKRVNVLPLGSGAIAGTPFAIDRELLRKELLFDEVSLNSMDATGQRDFVAEFLFWASLCATHLSKVAEDLLLYSTKEFSFVTLADAYSTGSSLMPQKKNGDSLELIRSKAGRIFGRCTGFMMTLKGLPSTYNKDLQEDKEAMFDCYDSILAVLQVTAGVISTLKIDAGAMQAALSADMLATDLAYYLVRKGVAFREAHALAGKVVFTAESKKVPLNQLAREDLKAISPLLEGDVASVWDYESSVEQYSAPGGTAESSVRAQVEHLRAWVALQKT; encoded by the exons ATGACTGCTGAG gggtCCAAGCTGTGGGGGGGTCGTTTTGTGGGCGCCATCGACCCAACAATGGAGCGCTTTAACGCGTCGGTATCGTACGACAAGAGGATGTGGGACGCCGACCTGAGAGGCAGCAAAGCCTACGCCAAGGCTCTGCATCGGGCCCAACTGCTCAGCGCTGAAGAGATGGAACAGATCCTGCAAGGCCTGGACCAG GTCAGCGAGGAGTGGAGCAAAGGCACCTTCGTGCTCAAAGACGGCGATGAAGACATCCACACTGCCAATGAACGCAGACTTAAG GAGCTGATTggccctgctgcagggaaacttcACACGGGCAGGAGCAGGAACGACCAGGTAGTGACGGACATGCGTTTGTGGCTGCGTGACGCCATCGCCACGCTGACAAACGAGgccctcctcctcatctccgCCATGGTGGAGCGCGCCGCAGT AGAGATAAAGGTCCTGTTTCCTGGTTACACCCACATGCAGCGAGCTCAGCCAATCAGATGGAGCCACTGGATGCTGAG TCACGCCGTGGCTTTGCAGCGGGACGTGGAGCGGCTGCGGGAGATCAGCAAGCGTGTCAACGTCTTGCCCCTGGGCAG CGGCGCCATCGCCGGGACTCCCTTCGCCATCGACAGGGAGCTTCTGAGGAAAG AGTTGTTGTTCGACGAGGTCAGCCTGAACAGCATGGACGCCACCGGCCAGCGAGACTTTGTCG CCGAGTTCCTGTTCTGGGCCTCGCTGTGCGCGACTCATCTGAGTAAGGTGGCCGAGGACCTCCTGCTCTATAGCACCAAAGAGTTCTCCTTCGTCACACTCGCCGACGCCTACAG CACGGGCAGCAGCTTGATGCCCCAGAAGAAGAACGGCGACAGTCTGGAGCTGATCAGGAGCAAGGCAGGACGAATCTTTGGCCGA tgcACAGGCTTCATGATGACGCTGAAGGGCCTTCCCAGCACCTACAACAAAGACCTGCAG GAGGACAAGGAGGCCATGTTCGATTGCTACGACTCCATCCTGGCCGTCCTCCAGGTCACCGCTGGTGTCATCTCCACGTTGAAG ATCGACGCCGGCGCCATGCAGGCGGCACTCAGTGCTGACATGCTGGCTACCGATCTGGCCTACTACCTCGTGAGGAAGGGG GTGGCCTTCAGGGAAGCTCACGCACTGGCTGGCAAAGTGGTTTTCACGGCCGAATCCAAAAAGGTCCCATTGAACCAGTTGGCCCGCGAGGACCTCAAGGCCATCAG CCCGCTGTTGGAAGGCGACGTGGCGTCTGTGTGGGACTACGAGTCCAGCGTGGAGCAGTACAGCGCCCCGGGCGGCACGGCCGAGAGCAGCGTGCGCGCTCAGGTAGAACACCTACGCGCCTGGGTGGCACTGCAGAAAACGTAA